The Bifidobacterium sp. WK012_4_13 genome contains the following window.
GTATCCAGACGACCTCGTCACGAAGACAATCTCATGCTGAGGATATTGCTCAGCCAGTGCCTTCCACATGTCACTCTTGGACGGATAGTAGGTCTGCACTATCTCCCTGTCATCGTAGATGCCCGAATACGTCTGATACATAACTATTCTCATGTGGAATCCTTGCTGTTTCGTGGTCGTTCATGCCAGGGGATCGATTGCAGGCAGAGCGCCTCGCATGTCCTCGACGCACATGCGAGAGCCTTTCAAAGCATGCCTTCCTATCGCTCACGTTGAAATAAGACCTTAGCATATCATTTACGACAATGCGTATGCATTTCATTCTCAGTTAACCTCGCTTTGTACTCACTGAGAATGACTGTGGTACATTAGGTCTCGTCAGTTTCAGGGTTTGGTGAAATTCCTTACTGGCGGTAACGACAGCGTCGATGTCATAACGACGTGCATGCGAAGCCCGCGACCCGCGCAAGCGGCTGATTCGGTGAGAATCCGAGGCCAACGGTTACAGTCCGGATGGAAGAAACGAGGCTCTATATGAGCATGCCTACGCGCGGTACCGATTCACAGCACAGTACCAATTCACCGCACAGCGTGGATCCACATTCGACCAAGGGCGACGGCGAAGGCCGTTGGTCGACCCGACGCATAGCGATATATGCGTTGTTCGTCGCGCTTGCAATCGTCGCAAGCTTCATAGAATTCCCCATATTCCCAGCCGCACCCTATCTCAAATATGATCCGTCTGGCATAGTTTCCTTGATAGCAGGCTTCGCCTTCGGTCCCATGGCGGCCGTTCTGGTAAGCATTCTCTCGTGGATTCCCCATATGTTCGCAGATCCCTTGGGCAGCATCATGGCCATCGCCGTTGCCTTGGGTTTGAGCGTTCCTGCCTCCCTGCTCTATCGGCGATTCCACTCCCGCATCGGTGCGCTGTACGGTATTCTGCTTGGATCCGTGTGCGCGCTGGCAATAGCCCTTCTTGGCAACCTCGTGATCACCCCACTGTATGCGAACATCTCGGTGAGTCAGGTAGTTGCGATGATTCTGCCAATCCTTCTGCCGTTCAACCTTCTCAAGCTCGTCATCCATGGAACTGTGACCTTCATCATCTACAAGCCGGTTTCCATGCTCGTGAAACGGTGAGTCTCGCATGAACCATACAGGCATCCACACAATCTCAGCCGACACTGCGGCCTCTGAACCAGACTCTGGCCCAGCGACCGAGCATGGTCATGGCTGGGATTCGACCGGCAACG
Protein-coding sequences here:
- a CDS encoding ECF transporter S component, translating into MPTRGTDSQHSTNSPHSVDPHSTKGDGEGRWSTRRIAIYALFVALAIVASFIEFPIFPAAPYLKYDPSGIVSLIAGFAFGPMAAVLVSILSWIPHMFADPLGSIMAIAVALGLSVPASLLYRRFHSRIGALYGILLGSVCALAIALLGNLVITPLYANISVSQVVAMILPILLPFNLLKLVIHGTVTFIIYKPVSMLVKR